aaaaaaaacacatcggCAGTGAACTAAATTGAGTAGATTTTCAAAGAATAAAAATGTTTGAGTTCTTTCGTACAACACAGAAGTGGCTGTAGTTTAGTGGTAAGAATTCCACGTTGTGGCCGTGGAGACCTGGGCTCGAATCCCAGCAGCCacatttcttttattattatatcttactcttttcttttttgataaattatattttaacttcttagaaagaaaagaaaagaatttaaTCAATGAAGAGATCCTGGCCGTTCATCTTAATAATTGCATCGCAGTGGATCAGAACCCTCTCTTTCCCGCCAAAACACCACTCTCTTATACTCATTTGCCGCCAAGTCCCATTCTCATCTCTTCCATTTCCATTCTCCTTTCTTTCTTCTCAGGCTCCATACTTTTCTCTCTTTCACTCTTTCTCTTCTCCGTGTAGCCATGATGAAGGACCTCGATTTCGATGCAGATAAAAGTAAGCAATCCTTTCATTACTTTCTCCGTTTTCAGGTTTCTCTTTCGAACAACTATTCTGATTAcgttttgtgtgtgtgttttcgCCTCTCAGCACTCGCGAAAGAGTTCCTTTCAAATTTTGCAGATGACAATGGCGAGGCCAAATACATGAACATCCTTGTGAGTTTCTATGTTTTTATCAAACTCCGAATATTTGAAATGAAGCTACTTAGCACTTTCGGTAGCAGACTTTGagctttgtttgtttgtttgttttaataGCAAGAGGTCGCGAATCGCAAAGTCCGAGCTGTTGAGATTGATCTGGAGGACTTGTTTAATGTAAGTTTAGCATGTGCTGTGGTTTTGGTTTGAAAACCCTAGTTTTCTgttatgaatttattttgatttttcttgttctttagtATAAGGACTTGGATGAGGAATTCCTCAGAAGGGTTACCGAAAATACTAGGCGGTACGTTGGAATTTTTGCGGAAGCAATTGATGAGCTTATGCCCGAGCCGACGGAGGGTTTTCCAGATGATGATCACGACATATTGATGACACAAAGGTCTGATGATGGACCGGAGAATGTTGACGGTTCAGATCCCCATCAGAAGATGCCTCCCGAAATCAAGCGCTATTAGTGAGTTCAGAGCAAGACTTTGTTTTGCGTTTTGGTGCTTACTTCCTTGACTAATTggtttttaattcttttttttacaGTGAAGTTTACATAAAAGCATCTTCCAAAGTGAAGCCCTTCACCATTAGGGAGGTCAAGGCATCGTACATTGGTCAGCTAGTGAAGATATCTGGCATTGTGATCCGTTGTTCAGATGTTAAGCCGTTGGTGCAGGTTGCTGTATATACATGTGAAGAATGCGGTTTTGAAATTTACCAGGTAAACTTGCTTAATCCTTTTATGCAACACTGAATACCATCTTTGTCTAGTTTCATAATGTACTAGAATAATGGCCCGTTGGCTCTATCCTTCcatttgcataattttgtggtATTTTTGGCATTTGGTTGAAGTTGAAACTTCGAGTAACTTTTgagattttaattttgtttttattcttGTCTTTCAAGTTTCAACCACTTCAGTAAAGTTACTTGAGCGAAACATGAAGGATTCTTCTTTTTGTTTAACTTTTTTCTAGCACTTCtctcattttctttttttttttttcctttttgtggGTCTAACAGGAGGTCACTGCCCGAATTTTTATGCCCATATTTCAATGCCCGTCCAAGCGTTGTGAAATTAATCGAACAAAAGGGAATCTTATCCTTCAACTCAGAGCATCTaagtttttgaaatttcaagAGGTGTGTAATGACCAAACTACAAATTTTGCCACTGACAAATCTACGCCATGATTTggttaaaattttgttattaatttttcaaagCTCCTTTTCTTTTTCCACGAGTTACCATTTTGAGATGATTAAATTTCAGGCCAAAATTCAAGAACTAGCTGAACACGTTCCAAAAGGTCATATTCCTAGAACTATGACTGTCCACCTTAGAGGAGAACTTACAAGAAAGGTTTGTTATTCTTTCtttaacttattattttttggtATCTTTGATAGACTGAACATTATGGCACTAATAATTGTGctgatattattttaatttttgtgtttttGGAAGAACTAAAATTGCTTAGCTGCAGATAGTGTTGGTTGTGCTTAACTTGTATCTGCTGCTACTTTATTGATCACCTTAATATTCACATATATATTTCCGTTATCAGGTGACTCCAGGTGATGTTGTTGAATTATCTGGAATATTTCTCCCCATTCCTTACACTGGTTTTAGAGCAATGCGAGCTGGTTTAGTTGCAGATACCTACCTGGAAGCCATGTCGATTACAcatttcaagaaaaaatatgaagAGTAAGCACTTTGAAGTGTCTTCCCTTACACTCATTTATTCTAACTTTCTGTTTGAGACTAAAGTGCTTTATCCTTCAGAATTTTATGAAGTTAGCAATTACCTTAAAAGGTCACCTATATATGTTGCTTTCCTCTCTTTCTTACTCTAGAAACCTGTGCTTCTTCTGAGAAAGATTTTGGTAAAATCAATCAACTTCTGGAATGATTCTGTGTACTTGTTAGGTGTAAAGATCTGCTGTTTACTAAGGTATGTTCAATTACAGGTATGACCTTAGAGGTGATGAAGAAGAGCAAATTGCACGTTTAGCTGAGGACGGTGATATATATAACAAGCTGGCCCGATCCTTGGCACCTGAAATTTTTGGACATGAAGATATTAAGAAGGCTTTGCTTCTTCTCCTTGTGGGTGCTCCTCACAGGAAGCTGAAAGATGGGATGAAGGTAAACACATTGGATTATCATGGTATTGAATATTACTTGGTTCT
Above is a genomic segment from Cannabis sativa cultivar Pink pepper isolate KNU-18-1 unplaced genomic scaffold, ASM2916894v1 Contig3, whole genome shotgun sequence containing:
- the LOC133033097 gene encoding DNA replication licensing factor MCM7, which produces MMKDLDFDADKTLAKEFLSNFADDNGEAKYMNILQEVANRKVRAVEIDLEDLFNYKDLDEEFLRRVTENTRRYVGIFAEAIDELMPEPTEGFPDDDHDILMTQRSDDGPENVDGSDPHQKMPPEIKRYYEVYIKASSKVKPFTIREVKASYIGQLVKISGIVIRCSDVKPLVQVAVYTCEECGFEIYQEVTARIFMPIFQCPSKRCEINRTKGNLILQLRASKFLKFQEAKIQELAEHVPKGHIPRTMTVHLRGELTRKVTPGDVVELSGIFLPIPYTGFRAMRAGLVADTYLEAMSITHFKKKYEEYDLRGDEEEQIARLAEDGDIYNKLARSLAPEIFGHEDIKKALLLLLVGAPHRKLKDGMKIRGDLHICLMGDPGVAKSQLLKHIINVAPRGVYTTGKGSSGVGLTAAVMKDSVTNEMVLEGGALVLADMGICAIDEFDKMDESDRTAIHEVMEQQTVSIAKAGITTSLNARTAVLAAANPAWGRYDLRRSPAENINLPPALLSRFDLLWLILDRADMDGDLELARHVVYVHQNRESPSLGFTPLDSSVLRAYISSARRLSPSVPKELEEYIASAYTAIRQEEAKSDTPNSYTTVRTLLSILRISAALARLRFSETVAQSDVDEALRLMQMSKFSLYSEDRQKSGLDAISDIYSILRDEAARSHKMDVSYAHALNWISRKGYSEAQLKECLEEYAALNVWQIHPHTFDIRFIDA